The Flavobacterium sp. 123 genome contains a region encoding:
- the radC gene encoding DNA repair protein RadC: MNNFPITNWSEEDKPREKLMLKGKSVLSDAELIAILIGSGNRNESAVDLSKRILGGIDNNLNALGKLTIQQLMKFKGIGEAKAISIIAAMELGRRRRTEDVVDLTKITSSQTIFQIMQPIIGELPHEEFWIIYLNNSNKVISKSQLSKGGITGTLVDTRLVFKVALEMGATSLILCHNHPSGTIMPSDADKLITKKLKLAGDSLDVKVLDHLIITETKYYSFVDEGIF; encoded by the coding sequence ATGAATAATTTTCCTATTACAAACTGGTCAGAAGAAGACAAACCACGTGAGAAACTGATGCTTAAAGGCAAAAGTGTTTTGAGTGATGCAGAGCTCATTGCTATACTTATTGGTTCTGGAAATAGGAATGAATCTGCTGTTGATTTGAGTAAGCGAATTTTGGGTGGTATTGATAATAATTTGAATGCTTTAGGTAAATTGACTATTCAACAACTAATGAAGTTTAAAGGCATTGGAGAAGCAAAAGCAATTTCAATTATAGCTGCTATGGAACTTGGTAGACGAAGAAGAACTGAAGATGTTGTTGATTTAACAAAAATAACGTCTAGTCAAACTATTTTTCAAATTATGCAACCTATTATTGGAGAATTGCCACATGAAGAATTTTGGATTATTTATTTGAATAATTCCAATAAAGTAATTTCGAAATCTCAGCTTAGCAAAGGCGGAATTACTGGGACTTTAGTTGATACACGTTTGGTTTTTAAAGTAGCATTAGAAATGGGAGCTACAAGTTTGATTTTATGTCATAATCATCCTTCGGGGACAATAATGCCAAGTGATGCGGATAAATTAATTACTAAAAAACTAAAATTAGCTGGTGATAGTTTAGATGTTAAAGTTTTAGACCATTTAATCATTACTGAAACAAAATATTATAGTTTTGTAGATGAAGGAATTTTTTAA
- the obgE gene encoding GTPase ObgE, with protein sequence MTEGNFVDYVKIYVSSGKGGKGSTHLHREKFIEKGGPDGGDGGRGGHVYLVGNRGLWTLFHLKFARHIKAGHGGDGGGDRSTGADGEDKFIEVPLGTVVKDKETGEVLFEITEDGEKQILSRGGKGGLGNWHFRSSTNQTPRYSQPGLPGVEMDVILELKVLADVGLVGFPNAGKSTLLSVLTSAKPKIADYPFTTLKPNLGIVAYRDFQSFVIADIPGIIEGAAEGKGLGHYFLRHIERNSTLLFLVPVDTPDIKAEYDILVNELTKYNPEMLDKERLLVISKCDMLDDELKAELKTELDVSFKDVPYMFISSVAQQGLTELKDKLWKMLND encoded by the coding sequence ATGACAGAAGGGAATTTTGTAGACTACGTAAAAATTTATGTTTCTTCCGGAAAAGGAGGGAAAGGATCTACGCATTTACATAGAGAAAAATTTATTGAAAAAGGAGGGCCAGATGGTGGAGATGGTGGTCGTGGAGGACATGTTTATTTAGTTGGAAACAGAGGACTTTGGACTTTGTTTCACCTGAAATTTGCCCGTCATATAAAAGCAGGTCATGGTGGTGACGGTGGCGGAGATAGAAGTACTGGTGCTGATGGAGAAGATAAATTTATTGAAGTTCCTTTAGGGACAGTAGTAAAAGATAAAGAAACAGGTGAAGTCTTATTTGAAATTACTGAAGATGGAGAAAAGCAAATACTTTCTCGTGGAGGTAAAGGAGGATTAGGAAACTGGCATTTTAGAAGTTCAACCAATCAAACGCCAAGATACTCTCAGCCAGGTTTGCCAGGAGTAGAAATGGATGTGATTTTAGAATTGAAAGTTTTGGCTGATGTAGGTTTGGTAGGTTTTCCTAATGCGGGTAAATCAACCTTATTATCGGTGCTTACTTCTGCAAAACCAAAAATTGCAGATTATCCGTTTACAACATTAAAGCCAAATCTTGGAATTGTAGCCTATAGAGATTTTCAATCTTTTGTAATTGCGGATATTCCTGGAATTATTGAAGGAGCAGCAGAAGGAAAAGGACTTGGTCACTATTTCTTGCGTCATATTGAACGAAACTCAACTTTATTGTTTTTAGTTCCTGTAGATACTCCAGATATCAAGGCGGAGTATGATATTCTAGTAAATGAATTGACAAAATACAATCCAGAAATGCTTGATAAAGAGCGTTTATTAGTGATTTCAAAATGTGATATGCTTGATGATGAGCTAAAAGCAGAATTGAAAACAGAATTAGATGTTTCTTTTAAAGATGTTCCTTACATGTTTATTTCATCTGTTGCGCAACAAGGGTTGACGGAATTAAAAGATAAATTGTGGAAAATGTTAAATGATTAA
- the hpt gene encoding hypoxanthine phosphoribosyltransferase: MIQLHDKQFVPFISAKEIDFAIAKMVALIEDDFADETPVFIGVLNGSFMVVSDFMKKYKKPCELSFIKMASYEGTSTTNDVKQLIGLNQDLSGRTVVVIEDIVDTGNTLVELKELFKKQNVKRFKIATLFFKPEAYKKEVKIDYVGIRIPNKFIVGYGLDYDGLGRNLPEVYQLKE; this comes from the coding sequence ATGATACAACTTCACGATAAACAATTTGTTCCGTTTATTTCTGCTAAAGAAATAGACTTTGCTATTGCTAAAATGGTTGCGCTAATCGAAGATGATTTTGCGGATGAAACGCCAGTTTTTATTGGGGTTTTGAATGGGTCTTTTATGGTTGTTTCGGATTTTATGAAGAAATATAAAAAGCCATGTGAATTAAGTTTTATAAAAATGGCTTCATACGAAGGAACTTCAACAACAAATGATGTAAAACAGTTGATTGGTTTAAATCAAGATTTATCTGGACGTACTGTTGTTGTAATTGAAGACATCGTTGATACAGGAAACACATTAGTAGAACTAAAAGAATTGTTTAAAAAACAAAATGTGAAGCGTTTCAAAATTGCCACTTTGTTTTTTAAACCCGAAGCTTATAAAAAAGAAGTTAAAATAGATTATGTGGGAATTAGAATCCCTAATAAATTTATTGTAGGTTATGGTTTAGACTATGATGGTCTAGGTCGAAATTTACCAGAAGTATATCAATTAAAAGAATAA
- a CDS encoding adenylate kinase, translated as MTNIVLFGKPGAGKGTQAEFLKEKYKLTHISTGDVFRYNLKNDTELGKQARVFMDAGDLVPDELTTKMLIDEVNKHPDTNGILFDGYPRTISQAEALDAFLESIGSNVAGTIALEADDEILIARLLERGKTSGRIDDQDEDKIRNRYQEYNEKTAPLMDYYKGQGKFYAVNGIGSIAEITERVSNVIDNLK; from the coding sequence ATGACTAACATTGTTTTATTTGGGAAACCAGGAGCAGGAAAAGGAACTCAAGCTGAGTTTTTAAAAGAAAAATACAAATTAACACATATTTCAACAGGTGACGTTTTTCGTTATAACTTAAAAAACGACACTGAATTAGGAAAACAAGCTAGAGTTTTTATGGACGCTGGAGATTTAGTTCCTGATGAATTGACAACCAAAATGCTTATTGATGAGGTGAATAAACATCCAGATACAAATGGAATTTTGTTTGATGGATATCCTAGAACTATTTCACAAGCAGAAGCTTTGGATGCTTTTTTAGAATCAATTGGATCAAATGTAGCAGGAACAATTGCACTTGAAGCGGATGATGAAATCTTAATTGCAAGATTGTTAGAAAGAGGAAAAACAAGTGGGAGAATTGACGATCAAGATGAAGATAAAATCAGAAATCGTTACCAAGAATATAATGAAAAAACAGCTCCTTTAATGGATTATTATAAAGGACAAGGTAAGTTTTATGCAGTGAACGGAATAGGTTCAATCGCTGAGATTACCGAAAGAGTTAGTAATGTAATTGATAATTTGAAGTAG
- the purE gene encoding 5-(carboxyamino)imidazole ribonucleotide mutase, translating to MSKVAVIMGSISDMPVMQDAIDILQGFDIEIEVDIVSAHRTPEKLFDFSKNAHKRGISVIIAGAGGAAHLPGMVASMSPLPVIGVPVKSSNSIDGWDSVLSILQMPGGVPVATVALNGSKNAGILAAQIIGSHDKCVLDKIILYKEGLKDAVNKAAEGLKK from the coding sequence ATGAGCAAAGTAGCCGTAATAATGGGAAGCATCTCTGACATGCCAGTAATGCAAGACGCCATAGACATTTTACAAGGATTTGATATAGAAATAGAAGTTGATATTGTATCAGCACACAGAACTCCCGAAAAACTTTTTGATTTCAGCAAAAACGCACATAAACGCGGCATTTCCGTAATTATTGCTGGAGCTGGTGGCGCTGCACACTTACCCGGAATGGTCGCTTCTATGTCGCCGCTTCCCGTAATTGGAGTCCCTGTAAAATCAAGCAATTCTATTGATGGTTGGGACAGCGTTTTGTCAATTTTACAAATGCCTGGCGGCGTTCCTGTTGCAACTGTAGCGCTAAATGGTTCTAAAAATGCCGGAATTCTAGCTGCTCAAATCATCGGAAGCCACGACAAATGTGTTTTAGACAAAATCATCTTATACAAAGAAGGTTTGAAAGATGCAGTCAACAAAGCAGCCGAAGGTTTAAAAAAATAA
- a CDS encoding YjjG family noncanonical pyrimidine nucleotidase, protein MKTTITDIFFDLDHTLWDFDTNSALTFESIFKKSHPTIEIDKFIEQYVPINQACWKLYQYDKITHDELRYNRLKFSFDALNYDISDEQIDSIAHEYIQGLPENNNLFEGTYEILEYLSINYRLHIITNGFADVQYKKINNSNLGGYFQTITNSEMAGVKKPNPIIFEHALDLAKAKKESSVMIGDCLEADVQGALDAGLGAIFFNANKIEVPENIVYINHLLELKKYL, encoded by the coding sequence ATGAAAACTACTATTACCGACATTTTTTTTGATTTAGATCATACGCTTTGGGATTTTGATACGAATTCAGCGTTGACTTTTGAGTCTATTTTCAAAAAGAGTCACCCAACTATTGAAATAGATAAATTTATTGAGCAGTATGTGCCAATAAATCAAGCGTGCTGGAAGTTGTATCAGTATGATAAAATTACTCATGATGAACTTCGTTACAACCGATTAAAGTTTTCTTTTGACGCATTGAATTATGATATTTCAGATGAACAAATAGATAGTATCGCTCACGAATACATTCAAGGTTTGCCAGAAAACAATAATCTTTTTGAGGGAACTTACGAAATTTTAGAGTATTTAAGCATCAATTATAGACTTCATATCATTACAAATGGTTTTGCTGATGTTCAATATAAAAAAATTAATAATTCTAATTTGGGAGGTTATTTTCAGACCATTACTAATTCAGAAATGGCAGGAGTAAAGAAACCCAATCCTATTATTTTTGAACACGCATTAGATTTGGCCAAAGCCAAAAAGGAAAGTAGTGTAATGATAGGGGATTGTTTAGAAGCTGATGTTCAAGGGGCTTTAGATGCCGGTTTAGGAGCTATTTTTTTTAATGCAAACAAAATTGAAGTCCCAGAAAATATTGTTTATATTAACCATTTATTAGAACTAAAAAAATATTTATAG
- a CDS encoding 5-(carboxyamino)imidazole ribonucleotide synthase, giving the protein MNYFSSDFKLGILGGGQLGKMLLFDTRKFDIQTYILDPSDEAPCKIACNKFFKGDLMDFETVYNFGKQVDVLTFEIELVNLEALVKLEEEGLKVYPSPKTLKLIQNKGIQKDFYVKNNIPTASFERFENLQNLKSAVTLSAVEMPFVWKCTEFGYDGNGVKVIRQITDLDTLPNVECIAEKMIPFKNELAVIVCRNPSGEIKTYPVVEMEFHPEANQVEYVICPARIDNKIADKARAIALNVSEKFNHVGLLAVEMFQTNEDEILVNEVAPRPHNSGHYSIEASYTSQFENHLRAILDLPLGNTDSKVAGIMVNLVGEEGFSGNVVYQNIEKILGWNGVTPHIYGKKQTRPFRKMGHVTITNQDIKEARKIAEDVKNTIRVISEN; this is encoded by the coding sequence ATGAATTATTTTTCTTCCGATTTTAAATTAGGAATTCTCGGCGGCGGGCAATTGGGCAAAATGCTCTTGTTTGACACTAGAAAATTTGACATTCAAACCTATATTCTTGACCCAAGTGATGAAGCACCTTGCAAAATTGCCTGTAATAAGTTCTTCAAAGGCGATTTAATGGATTTTGAAACCGTTTATAATTTCGGAAAACAAGTGGATGTTTTAACCTTCGAAATTGAATTGGTTAATTTAGAGGCCTTAGTAAAACTTGAAGAAGAAGGTCTAAAAGTATATCCTTCGCCAAAAACCTTGAAACTAATTCAAAACAAAGGAATTCAGAAAGATTTTTATGTAAAAAACAATATTCCGACAGCATCTTTTGAGCGATTTGAAAATCTTCAGAATCTAAAATCAGCTGTCACATTGAGCGCAGTCGAGATGCCTTTTGTATGGAAATGTACTGAATTTGGTTACGATGGAAACGGCGTAAAAGTCATTCGACAAATAACTGATTTAGATACTTTACCAAATGTAGAATGCATTGCGGAAAAAATGATTCCGTTCAAAAACGAATTAGCCGTTATTGTATGCCGCAATCCATCTGGAGAAATAAAAACTTATCCAGTGGTAGAAATGGAATTTCATCCAGAAGCAAACCAAGTAGAATATGTTATTTGCCCTGCACGAATTGATAACAAAATAGCTGATAAAGCCAGAGCAATTGCTTTGAATGTTTCTGAAAAATTCAATCATGTTGGTCTTTTGGCAGTTGAAATGTTTCAAACTAATGAGGACGAAATACTCGTGAATGAAGTTGCACCTCGCCCACACAATTCCGGTCATTATTCTATCGAGGCGAGTTACACTTCTCAATTCGAAAACCATTTACGTGCTATTCTAGATTTACCATTAGGAAATACTGACAGTAAAGTAGCTGGAATTATGGTGAATTTAGTTGGCGAAGAAGGTTTTTCTGGAAATGTAGTTTATCAAAATATCGAAAAAATATTAGGTTGGAATGGCGTTACACCACACATTTACGGAAAGAAACAAACCCGTCCTTTCCGAAAAATGGGACATGTAACCATTACAAACCAAGACATCAAAGAAGCTCGAAAAATAGCCGAAGATGTCAAAAATACAATACGAGTAATAAGTGAAAATTAA
- a CDS encoding M3 family metallopeptidase translates to MSILTQHFNTKYDTAPFSQIKLEDYEPDFIVNIATAKAEIDAIIKNTEAPTFENTIVALDFSGNLLERLSSIFFNLNSAETCDEMQKIAQKVSPLLTEFSNDITLNEDLFNKVKAVYEQKDSLNLTAEQATLLDKKFKNFSRNGALLAEDKKIKLREIDTELAKLKLTFGENVLAETNNYQLHITNESDLKGLPEGTIEAAKSLAKSKELEGWIFTLDFPSYIPFVTYADNRELRKEIAIAAGKKAFQGNEFDNKEITLKIAKLRYERANLLGYETHAHFVLEERMAQNPDKVKSFLNDLLDKAKPAAEREFAELTAFAKELDRIDHLEKWDGAYYSEKLKQKLFNLDDEKLKPYFQLENVLNGAFTIAGKLYGLTFTEIFDIDKYHEEVTTYEVKDEKNDLVAIFYADFFPRKGKRNGAWMTSYKSQFIKDGINERPHISNVCNFTKPTETKPSLLTFNEVTTLFHEFGHGLHGMLANTTYPSLSGTSVYWDFVELPSQIMENWCYEPEALALFAKHYQTGEVIPQEYVEKIKESASFQEGMATLRQISFGLLDMAFHSNNPSAITDIKAFEKAAFEKTNLYPDVAENCMSVSFSHIFQGGYSSGYYSYKWAEVLDADAFAYFQEKGIFNKEVATKFKENILSKGGTEQPMILYKRFRGQEPKPDALLKRAGLI, encoded by the coding sequence ATGAGCATTCTAACACAACATTTCAATACAAAATACGATACTGCTCCATTTTCACAAATAAAATTGGAGGATTACGAACCTGATTTCATTGTAAACATAGCTACTGCCAAAGCAGAAATTGATGCTATTATCAAAAACACAGAAGCACCAACTTTTGAAAACACAATTGTTGCTTTGGATTTCTCAGGAAATCTTTTAGAGCGATTATCATCTATTTTCTTCAACCTGAATTCAGCCGAAACTTGTGACGAAATGCAAAAAATTGCGCAAAAGGTATCACCACTTTTAACTGAATTTAGCAATGACATTACTTTAAACGAAGATTTATTCAATAAAGTAAAAGCCGTTTACGAACAAAAAGACAGTTTGAATCTAACTGCAGAACAAGCTACTTTATTAGACAAAAAATTCAAAAATTTCTCTAGAAATGGCGCCTTATTAGCTGAGGATAAAAAAATAAAACTAAGAGAAATAGACACTGAATTAGCCAAACTAAAATTGACTTTTGGCGAAAATGTTTTAGCGGAAACTAATAATTACCAATTACACATCACAAACGAAAGTGACCTAAAAGGTTTGCCAGAAGGCACTATTGAAGCGGCAAAATCATTAGCCAAATCAAAAGAATTAGAAGGTTGGATTTTTACTTTAGATTTCCCGAGTTACATTCCGTTTGTAACTTATGCTGATAATCGCGAATTACGAAAAGAAATTGCAATTGCTGCTGGTAAAAAAGCATTTCAAGGAAATGAATTTGACAACAAAGAAATTACCTTAAAAATTGCTAAGTTACGCTACGAAAGAGCTAACTTATTAGGATACGAAACACATGCTCATTTTGTTTTAGAAGAACGCATGGCTCAAAATCCAGATAAAGTTAAGTCATTTTTGAATGATTTATTAGATAAAGCTAAGCCTGCAGCTGAACGAGAATTTGCAGAGCTAACTGCTTTTGCTAAAGAATTAGACAGAATTGACCACTTAGAAAAATGGGATGGCGCTTATTATTCAGAAAAATTAAAACAAAAGTTATTCAACTTAGACGATGAAAAACTGAAACCATACTTTCAGTTAGAAAACGTTCTGAATGGAGCTTTTACCATTGCCGGAAAACTTTACGGATTAACATTCACAGAGATTTTTGACATTGATAAATACCATGAAGAAGTTACAACTTATGAGGTAAAAGATGAGAAAAACGACTTAGTTGCTATTTTTTACGCTGATTTTTTTCCAAGAAAAGGAAAGCGAAATGGCGCTTGGATGACAAGCTACAAGTCACAATTTATAAAAGACGGAATCAACGAAAGACCACACATATCAAATGTTTGTAATTTCACAAAACCAACCGAAACAAAACCATCTTTGTTGACATTCAATGAAGTAACTACTTTGTTTCACGAATTTGGACACGGATTACACGGTATGTTGGCTAATACAACCTATCCAAGTTTATCAGGAACTTCTGTATATTGGGATTTTGTTGAATTACCAAGTCAAATCATGGAAAACTGGTGTTATGAGCCTGAAGCATTAGCTTTGTTTGCTAAACATTACCAAACTGGAGAAGTTATTCCTCAAGAATATGTAGAAAAAATAAAAGAAAGCGCTAGTTTTCAAGAAGGAATGGCAACCTTGAGACAAATCAGTTTTGGATTATTAGATATGGCTTTCCATAGTAACAATCCATCTGCTATTACAGATATTAAAGCTTTTGAAAAAGCCGCTTTTGAAAAAACTAATCTATATCCAGATGTAGCCGAAAACTGTATGAGCGTTTCCTTTTCACACATTTTTCAAGGAGGCTACTCTTCTGGATATTACAGCTACAAATGGGCTGAAGTGTTAGACGCAGATGCTTTTGCTTATTTTCAAGAAAAAGGCATTTTCAACAAAGAAGTTGCCACAAAATTCAAGGAAAACATACTTTCTAAAGGAGGTACAGAACAACCAATGATTTTGTACAAACGATTTAGAGGTCAAGAACCAAAACCAGATGCATTATTAAAACGTGCGGGATTGATATAA
- the murC gene encoding UDP-N-acetylmuramate--L-alanine ligase produces MKTHFIAIGGSAMHNLALALHNKGYQVTGSDDAIFEPSKSRLDKKGILPAELGWFPEKITADIEAVILGMHAKADNPELLKAQELGLKIYSYPEFLYEQSKNKTRVVIGGSHGKTTITSMILHVMHYHNIEVDYMVGAQLEGFDTMVHLTEENDFMVLEGDEYLSSPIDRRPKFHLYQPNIALISGIAWDHINVFPTYENYVEQFEIFIDKITNGGILVYNEDDSEVKRVAEAATNPIRKLAYHTPKYSVSNGVTLLETPEGDMPIEVFGAHNLNNLAGAKWVCQNMGVDEADFYEAIASFKGASKRLEKIAEGKNKVAYKDFAHSPSKVSATTKAVKEQYPERTLVACLELHTYSSLNAEFLKEYEGALEYADVAVVFYSPDAVKIKQLEEVTYEQIAKAFNREDLIIYTNPKDFKDYLFNLNLENSALLLMSSGNYGGLNFDEVKGLIE; encoded by the coding sequence ATGAAAACACATTTCATCGCTATTGGCGGAAGCGCTATGCATAATTTAGCATTAGCATTACATAATAAAGGATATCAGGTTACAGGAAGTGACGATGCTATTTTTGAGCCATCAAAATCAAGATTAGATAAAAAAGGAATTTTGCCAGCAGAATTAGGATGGTTTCCAGAGAAAATTACCGCTGATATTGAAGCTGTAATTCTAGGAATGCACGCCAAAGCTGATAATCCAGAGTTGTTAAAAGCGCAGGAATTAGGATTGAAAATCTATTCCTATCCTGAGTTTCTATATGAACAATCTAAAAATAAAACGCGAGTTGTTATTGGAGGTTCACACGGAAAAACAACTATTACATCAATGATTCTTCATGTGATGCATTACCATAATATTGAAGTGGATTATATGGTAGGTGCACAATTAGAAGGTTTTGATACCATGGTTCATCTAACCGAAGAGAATGATTTTATGGTTCTAGAAGGCGATGAATATTTATCATCACCTATTGATAGACGACCAAAATTCCATTTGTACCAACCTAATATTGCATTGATTTCAGGAATTGCTTGGGATCATATTAATGTTTTTCCAACTTATGAAAACTACGTTGAACAGTTTGAAATTTTTATTGATAAAATTACAAACGGTGGAATCTTAGTTTATAATGAGGATGATTCAGAGGTAAAACGAGTAGCTGAAGCCGCTACAAATCCAATACGAAAATTAGCGTATCATACTCCAAAATACTCCGTTAGTAATGGCGTTACCTTGCTTGAAACTCCAGAAGGAGATATGCCAATTGAAGTTTTTGGTGCACATAATCTTAATAATTTGGCTGGTGCAAAATGGGTTTGCCAAAACATGGGAGTAGACGAAGCAGATTTTTATGAGGCAATTGCTAGTTTTAAAGGCGCTTCAAAACGATTAGAAAAAATTGCTGAAGGTAAAAATAAAGTAGCTTATAAAGATTTTGCTCATTCACCTAGCAAAGTATCCGCAACGACTAAGGCTGTTAAGGAACAATATCCGGAACGTACTTTGGTGGCTTGTTTAGAATTGCATACGTATAGTAGTTTGAATGCGGAGTTTTTAAAAGAATACGAAGGAGCTTTGGAGTATGCAGATGTTGCAGTTGTTTTTTATTCGCCTGATGCAGTTAAAATCAAACAACTTGAAGAAGTTACTTATGAGCAAATTGCAAAAGCTTTTAATAGAGAAGATTTAATTATTTATACCAATCCCAAAGATTTCAAAGACTATTTATTTAATTTAAATCTTGAGAATTCAGCTTTATTATTGATGAGTTCCGGTAATTACGGAGGATTGAATTTTGATGAAGTTAAAGGATTGATAGAGTAA
- a CDS encoding lipopolysaccharide assembly protein LapB: MKQLVISFLLFPLLIWSQTNFEKAEKFFKEEKFNQAKPIFESILKNNPSDFKTIEYLGDIAGLEKSWDKAIFYYKKLKQLKPTEADYFYKYGGAMGMKAKEVNKFRALGMIDEVRESFEKAIVLNSGHVDARWALIELNLQLPAIVGGSESEAIKYSNELLKLSPVDGYLSRGRIEEHFKRYKASELQYKKAISIAGSKMCYQVLANLYKNKMNEPEKAKNVLEELRKKELSENL, translated from the coding sequence ATGAAACAATTAGTAATTTCTTTTTTATTATTTCCTCTTTTGATTTGGTCCCAAACCAATTTCGAAAAAGCTGAAAAGTTTTTCAAAGAAGAGAAATTCAATCAAGCTAAGCCAATCTTCGAATCTATTTTAAAAAATAATCCATCTGATTTCAAGACAATTGAATATTTGGGTGATATCGCAGGATTAGAAAAATCATGGGATAAAGCTATTTTTTATTATAAAAAACTAAAACAATTAAAACCTACTGAAGCTGATTATTTCTACAAATATGGTGGAGCAATGGGTATGAAAGCAAAGGAAGTTAATAAGTTTAGAGCTCTTGGAATGATTGATGAAGTTAGAGAGAGTTTTGAAAAAGCGATTGTTTTAAATTCTGGTCATGTCGACGCAAGGTGGGCCTTGATAGAATTGAATTTACAACTTCCAGCTATAGTTGGCGGAAGTGAGTCAGAGGCTATAAAATATTCGAATGAACTTTTAAAATTATCTCCCGTTGATGGATATCTGTCCAGAGGAAGAATAGAGGAGCATTTTAAAAGGTATAAAGCATCTGAACTACAATATAAAAAAGCAATTTCAATAGCAGGATCAAAAATGTGCTATCAAGTACTAGCTAATTTGTATAAGAATAAAATGAATGAGCCAGAGAAGGCTAAAAATGTTTTAGAGGAATTAAGAAAAAAAGAACTGTCAGAGAATCTTTAA
- a CDS encoding hemolysin family protein codes for MEILIIFFLILLNGVFSMSEIALISARKNRLETAAKKGNKNAQTALDLANSPNKFLSTVQIGITLIGILTGIYSGDKITKDVEVFVSSYEVIKPFAHSFSVGIVVMILTFFSLVLGELLPKRIGLNHPESIAKAVAFPMKIISVITAPFIWLLTTSTEFLLDILQIKPTADGKVTEEEIKAIIKEGTEVGEVQEIEQDIVERVFHIGDRKVNSLMTHRKSVVFLPLHSNKEQVKEFMLKELHSIYPVFGENYDDIVGVVNLKNIFAHFENGDFDLADIMTEAPFMMEQTTAYKALEEFKKTGIHYAFVSDEYGVFQGVITLNDILEALVGNASDFYKDDFQLIEREDGTWLVDGHYSLHDFLTYFELDELINDYEVTTVSGLIMTELSHIPKQGEKLIWQKFELEVIDMDGVKIDKVMVKALK; via the coding sequence TTGGAAATACTAATAATATTTTTTCTAATACTGTTAAATGGGGTTTTCTCAATGTCAGAAATCGCTCTGATTTCGGCAAGGAAAAATAGATTAGAAACCGCAGCAAAAAAAGGAAATAAGAACGCTCAAACCGCATTGGATTTAGCTAATTCTCCAAATAAATTTTTGTCTACGGTTCAAATCGGAATTACACTTATAGGGATTTTAACCGGTATTTATAGTGGTGATAAAATCACCAAAGATGTTGAGGTTTTTGTCAGTTCATACGAAGTGATAAAACCTTTTGCACATTCGTTTTCTGTTGGGATTGTAGTAATGATTTTAACCTTTTTTTCTTTGGTTTTAGGCGAATTATTGCCAAAAAGAATTGGATTAAATCATCCCGAATCAATTGCAAAAGCAGTTGCGTTCCCAATGAAAATAATATCTGTAATTACAGCTCCTTTTATATGGTTGTTAACCACATCAACAGAATTTTTGTTAGATATTCTTCAGATTAAGCCAACAGCTGATGGAAAAGTTACTGAAGAAGAAATAAAAGCGATTATAAAAGAAGGTACAGAAGTAGGTGAAGTTCAAGAGATTGAGCAAGATATTGTAGAGCGTGTTTTTCATATTGGAGATAGAAAAGTGAACTCTTTGATGACTCATAGAAAATCAGTTGTATTTTTGCCTTTGCATTCTAATAAAGAACAAGTAAAGGAGTTTATGCTCAAAGAATTGCATTCGATTTATCCTGTTTTTGGAGAAAATTATGATGATATTGTTGGGGTAGTTAATTTGAAAAATATATTTGCTCATTTTGAAAACGGGGATTTTGATTTAGCAGATATTATGACGGAGGCGCCATTTATGATGGAGCAAACCACAGCTTATAAAGCATTAGAAGAATTTAAAAAAACAGGAATACATTACGCTTTTGTTTCGGATGAATATGGTGTTTTTCAAGGTGTGATTACGTTGAATGATATTTTGGAAGCTTTAGTTGGTAATGCTTCTGATTTCTATAAAGATGATTTTCAATTAATAGAGCGTGAAGATGGAACTTGGTTAGTTGATGGACATTATTCATTGCATGATTTTTTGACTTACTTTGAGTTAGATGAATTGATAAATGATTATGAAGTAACTACGGTAAGTGGATTGATTATGACTGAACTTTCGCATATTCCAAAACAAGGAGAAAAATTGATTTGGCAAAAGTTCGAATTAGAAGTCATTGATATGGATGGCGTGAAAATTGATAAAGTGATGGTGAAAGCCTTAAAATAA